The following coding sequences lie in one Paramisgurnus dabryanus chromosome 16, PD_genome_1.1, whole genome shotgun sequence genomic window:
- the ints10 gene encoding integrator complex subunit 10 isoform X1, whose protein sequence is MSAQGDCEFLVKRARELVPQDPYAAKAWLITARTLYPTDFNIQYEMYSIERNAERTASAGRLLYDIFVNFPDQPVVWREIAVITAALRSDSLDKHGQFLKGVFETLPGPVQCKMLLKATEQCFNTLEKAEMLLLLLKRFPDSVVQHGVSLGESLLEAETVENLDTPVNCFRKLFVCDVLPLVLNNPEMCLPVSLLYKYLHKAAEFYICYVTREPSADGQIQASQEVGGIKSPVRGRGQRYVIDGLSEKSSVVTDPWERLLEMLAVVGSLCDWQGEKGVRSYSELLQRVTELCRYMSATDADGFARCCGQIVTCCTLVLFYSAVHYVSAVQPSLFQGHSSLSLCPWVLLEDLSCVYTDIEVERKHAHKKRKLADGREKTMSSDDEDVLGKGRGRHIVVNKSEMPGWAETLEHFRTARDCWELLHSHQSLETEFMKICTAWGTETWLWFRIFLTDMIIYQGQYRKALSSLAMMSSLQIQQSQNSPSAPASLETHRSVIQQASCHYALGEFRMACEKLLEAVSGLMPQSHESVRSSDDQRRSRTKTRRGNDLRLIPCTSKSILPFCLQLMLACFKLRAFTDNRDDLALGHVIVLLQHDWPLGENLFLKAVDKICQQGSFQYENFFNYVTNIDMLEEFAYLRTTEGGRVQLELLPNQGMLIKNPSPALGVELNTLLLPGAQKADRHHTVTRGITKGVKEDFRLAMERQVSRCGENLLTVLHRFCINEKIILIQSLP, encoded by the exons ATGTCCGCGCAGGGTGACTGTGAGTTTCTGGTAAAGCGCGCGCGGGAGCTCGTGCCGCAGGATCCGTATGCGGCGAAAGCATGGCTCATCACAGCGCGCACACTTTACCCTACAGACTTCAACATACAg TATGAGATGTACAGTATCGAGCGTAATGCAGAGCGCACAGCTTCAGCAGGCAGACTACTATACGACAT ATTTGTGAATTTTCCGGACCAGCCTGTGGTTTGGCGTGAAATTGCGGTGATCACAGCTGCGTTACGAAGCGACAGTCTGGACAAACATGGACAGTTTCTAAAAG GTGTATTTGAGACGCTCCCTGGTCCAGTACAGTGTAAGATGCTCTTAAAGGCCACAGAGCAATGTTTCAACACACTGGAGAAAGCTGAGATGTTACTGCTGTTACTGAAGAGATTCCCAGATTCTGTAGTTCAGCATGGA GTCAGTCTGGGAGAGTCATTATTAGAGGCGGAGACTGTTGAGAACCTGGACACGCCCGTCAACTGTTTTAGGAAGTTGTTTG TGTGTGATGTTCTGCCATTGGTTCTGAATAACCCAGAGATGTGCCTTCCTGTCAGTCTGTTGTATAAATACCTACATAAAGCAGCCGAGTTTTATATATGTTACGTCACACGGGAACCTTCAGCAGATGGACAGATTCAGG CTTCACAGGAAGTGGGCGGTATTAAGTCTCCTGTGCGGGGGCGTGGTCAGCGCTACGTAATTGACGGACTGTCAGAGAAGTCGTCGGTGGTGACGGACCCGTGGGAGCGTCTGCTGGAAATGCTGGCCGTGGTGGGATCGCTGTGTGATTGGCAGGGAGAGAAAGGAGTCAG ATCATACTCTGAGCTCCTGCAGCGCGTCACAGAGTTGTGTCGGTATATGTCTGCCACTGATGCAGACGGGTTTGCACGGTGCTGCGGTCAGAtcgtcacctgctgcacgctAGTACTGTTTTACAGTGCCGTGCATTACGTCTCTGCAGTGCAGCCGTCACTATTTCAGG GTCACTCATCTCTGAGCTTGTGTCCATGGGTTCTTTTGGAGGATCTGTCCTGCGTTTACACTGATATAGAAGTGGAAAGGAAACACGCACACAAGAAACGCAAACTGGCTGACGGACGAGAGAAAACCATG aGCTCAGATGATGAGGATGTGTTGGGTAAAGGCAGAGGTCGACACATAGTGGTGAATAAATCAGAGATGCCGGGTTGGGCCGAGACTCTTGAACATTTCCGTACGGCGAGAGATTGCTGGGAATTACTGCACTCACATCAGAGCCTCGAGACAG AGTTTATGAAGATCTGCACCGCATGGGGAACAGAGACGTGGCTGTGGTTCAGAATCTTTCTCACAGATATGATCATTTATCAG GGTCAGTACCGGAAAGCTCTGTCCAGTCTCGCAATGATGTCGTCTCTGCAGATCCAGCAGAGCCAGAACTCACCGTCAGCTCCAGCGAGCCTGGAGACTCACAGATCTGTGATCCAGCAAGCGTCTTGTCATTACGCCCTGGGAGAGTTCAGG ATGGCATGTGAGAAGCTTCTAGAAGCTGTCAGTGGTTTGATgcctcagagtcacgagtctGTGAGAAGCAGCGACGACCAGCGCAGGTCCCGTACCAAAACCAGAAGAG GTAATGACTTGCGGCTCATCCCCTGCACCAGTAAATCCATTCTGCCTTTCTGTCTTCAGCTGATGCTGGCCTGTTTTAAG CTGAGGGCATTCACAGACAACAGGGATGATCTGGCTCTTGGTCATGTAATCGTCCTCCTGCAACATGATTGGCCGCTGGGTGAGAATCTTTTTCTGAAAGCCGTGGATAAGATCTGTCAACAGGGCAGTTTCCAGTACGAGAACTTTTTCAACTACGTTACCA ACATTGACATGCTGGAGGAGTTTGCTTACCTACGGACAACAGAAGGAGGACGTGTCCAGTTGGAGCTGCTGCCCAATCAGGGCATGCTCATCAA GAACCCCAGCCCTGCCCTGGGGGTGGAGTTAAACACCCTGCTGCTTCCAGGGGCTCAGAAGGCTGACAG ACATCACACCGTAACTCGAGGGATCACTAAAGGGGTCAAGGAGGATTTTCGGCTTGCAATGGAGCGCCAGGTGTCACGCTGCGGAGAGAACCTGCTCACCGTTTTGCACAGATTCTGCATCAATGAGAAGATCATACTTATTCAGTCTTTACCCTGA
- the ints10 gene encoding integrator complex subunit 10 isoform X2, translating into MSAQGDCEFLVKRARELVPQDPYAAKAWLITARTLYPTDFNIQYEMYSIERNAERTASAGRLLYDIFVNFPDQPVVWREIAVITAALRSDSLDKHGQFLKGVFETLPGPVQCKMLLKATEQCFNTLEKAEMLLLLLKRFPDSVVQHGVSLGESLLEAETVENLDTPVNCFRKLFVCDVLPLVLNNPEMCLPVSLLYKYLHKAAEFYICYVTREPSADGQIQASQEVGGIKSPVRGRGQRYVIDGLSEKSSVVTDPWERLLEMLAVVGSLCDWQGEKGVRSYSELLQRVTELCRYMSATDADGFARCCGQIVTCCTLVLFYSAVHYVSAVQPSLFQGHSSLSLCPWVLLEDLSCVYTDIEVERKHAHKKRKLADGREKTMSSDDEDVLGKGRGRHIVVNKSEMPGWAETLEHFRTARDCWELLHSHQSLETEFMKICTAWGTETWLWFRIFLTDMIIYQGQYRKALSSLAMMSSLQIQQSQNSPSAPASLETHRSVIQQASCHYALGEFRMACEKLLEAVSGLMPQSHESVRSSDDQRRSRTKTRRGNDLRLIPCTSKSILPFCLQLMLACFKLRAFTDNRDDLALGHVIVLLQHDWPLGENLFLKAVDKICQQGSFQYENFFNYVTNIDMLEEFAYLRTTEGGRVQLELLPNQGMLIKHHTVTRGITKGVKEDFRLAMERQVSRCGENLLTVLHRFCINEKIILIQSLP; encoded by the exons ATGTCCGCGCAGGGTGACTGTGAGTTTCTGGTAAAGCGCGCGCGGGAGCTCGTGCCGCAGGATCCGTATGCGGCGAAAGCATGGCTCATCACAGCGCGCACACTTTACCCTACAGACTTCAACATACAg TATGAGATGTACAGTATCGAGCGTAATGCAGAGCGCACAGCTTCAGCAGGCAGACTACTATACGACAT ATTTGTGAATTTTCCGGACCAGCCTGTGGTTTGGCGTGAAATTGCGGTGATCACAGCTGCGTTACGAAGCGACAGTCTGGACAAACATGGACAGTTTCTAAAAG GTGTATTTGAGACGCTCCCTGGTCCAGTACAGTGTAAGATGCTCTTAAAGGCCACAGAGCAATGTTTCAACACACTGGAGAAAGCTGAGATGTTACTGCTGTTACTGAAGAGATTCCCAGATTCTGTAGTTCAGCATGGA GTCAGTCTGGGAGAGTCATTATTAGAGGCGGAGACTGTTGAGAACCTGGACACGCCCGTCAACTGTTTTAGGAAGTTGTTTG TGTGTGATGTTCTGCCATTGGTTCTGAATAACCCAGAGATGTGCCTTCCTGTCAGTCTGTTGTATAAATACCTACATAAAGCAGCCGAGTTTTATATATGTTACGTCACACGGGAACCTTCAGCAGATGGACAGATTCAGG CTTCACAGGAAGTGGGCGGTATTAAGTCTCCTGTGCGGGGGCGTGGTCAGCGCTACGTAATTGACGGACTGTCAGAGAAGTCGTCGGTGGTGACGGACCCGTGGGAGCGTCTGCTGGAAATGCTGGCCGTGGTGGGATCGCTGTGTGATTGGCAGGGAGAGAAAGGAGTCAG ATCATACTCTGAGCTCCTGCAGCGCGTCACAGAGTTGTGTCGGTATATGTCTGCCACTGATGCAGACGGGTTTGCACGGTGCTGCGGTCAGAtcgtcacctgctgcacgctAGTACTGTTTTACAGTGCCGTGCATTACGTCTCTGCAGTGCAGCCGTCACTATTTCAGG GTCACTCATCTCTGAGCTTGTGTCCATGGGTTCTTTTGGAGGATCTGTCCTGCGTTTACACTGATATAGAAGTGGAAAGGAAACACGCACACAAGAAACGCAAACTGGCTGACGGACGAGAGAAAACCATG aGCTCAGATGATGAGGATGTGTTGGGTAAAGGCAGAGGTCGACACATAGTGGTGAATAAATCAGAGATGCCGGGTTGGGCCGAGACTCTTGAACATTTCCGTACGGCGAGAGATTGCTGGGAATTACTGCACTCACATCAGAGCCTCGAGACAG AGTTTATGAAGATCTGCACCGCATGGGGAACAGAGACGTGGCTGTGGTTCAGAATCTTTCTCACAGATATGATCATTTATCAG GGTCAGTACCGGAAAGCTCTGTCCAGTCTCGCAATGATGTCGTCTCTGCAGATCCAGCAGAGCCAGAACTCACCGTCAGCTCCAGCGAGCCTGGAGACTCACAGATCTGTGATCCAGCAAGCGTCTTGTCATTACGCCCTGGGAGAGTTCAGG ATGGCATGTGAGAAGCTTCTAGAAGCTGTCAGTGGTTTGATgcctcagagtcacgagtctGTGAGAAGCAGCGACGACCAGCGCAGGTCCCGTACCAAAACCAGAAGAG GTAATGACTTGCGGCTCATCCCCTGCACCAGTAAATCCATTCTGCCTTTCTGTCTTCAGCTGATGCTGGCCTGTTTTAAG CTGAGGGCATTCACAGACAACAGGGATGATCTGGCTCTTGGTCATGTAATCGTCCTCCTGCAACATGATTGGCCGCTGGGTGAGAATCTTTTTCTGAAAGCCGTGGATAAGATCTGTCAACAGGGCAGTTTCCAGTACGAGAACTTTTTCAACTACGTTACCA ACATTGACATGCTGGAGGAGTTTGCTTACCTACGGACAACAGAAGGAGGACGTGTCCAGTTGGAGCTGCTGCCCAATCAGGGCATGCTCATCAA ACATCACACCGTAACTCGAGGGATCACTAAAGGGGTCAAGGAGGATTTTCGGCTTGCAATGGAGCGCCAGGTGTCACGCTGCGGAGAGAACCTGCTCACCGTTTTGCACAGATTCTGCATCAATGAGAAGATCATACTTATTCAGTCTTTACCCTGA
- the tlr1 gene encoding toll-like receptor 1 produces MELSGWLLALYMTCFLPSVILDMKRVTINDSSQNLTSVPTDLGSSTEDLDLSVNQIQSLKSQDFNKTPKLHLLNVSWNILQHIDVNTFNATPALEILDLSHNKLQNLSKQHFLLHAGHLQFLDLSSNMFSVMALGREFVSLKHLQWLGLSAEEVSISDFATIANLTLKTFFVNAGGMKVYEESSLMGVHAEKAIIVLSMCNSTIAVQMASDAFKHFRELEFTNINNEMMFLQELHHRESLRTVNLGISKLKCSWEVLTGCVNTVLISSIQKLFLSDITIISMSGQVEVTPGHVLESFSIKKASVTTFIFDQKKLYDFFINIPARNFSVTQTPIVHITCPRSVSEIRVLDLSDCALTEKVFFTDPDRECDTLTGLEKILLKGNNLRHLRPLTSRIHLMKSLQYVDFSQNSLTYTEEQGRCVWPPKITHLDLSSNGFDQNVFKCLPISIRILNLQNNQVSAVPANVPLLDHLSVLDLTANRLLDLPLCQAYPNLQKLVIRSNSLHAPLPEAFETCPHLKSLDASHNPYICTCPLREFTALIDGQGHKLPGLVLEHWPGGYQCSYPESWRNTTLQNFYLPEISCKAWLLSITILIPTITLAIAVTLLCNKLDAPWYLKMIWKWTRAKHNAILSQDRAEDMEGVCFHAFLSYSQRNAEWVKGQLLPKLEGSGLRVCHHERDFVPGKTIIQNILRCIEQSRRCVFVLSSHFVQSEWCHYELYFANHQKVTRGINSIILVLLEPLPLYLIPSKYYQLKAMMSRRTYLEWPQDGAKQSLFWVNLRATLQADLPMPLEREQQALIS; encoded by the coding sequence ATGGAACTGTCTGGCTGGTTACTGGCTCTTTATATGACGTGCTTCCTTCCGTCTGTTATTCTGGACATGAAGAGAGTCACAATAAATGATTCATCTCAAAACCTCACATCCGTACCAACTGACCTCGGATCATCCACAGAAGATCTGGATCTGTCTGTGAATCAAATCCAGTCACTGAAAAGCCAAGACTTCAACAAAACGCCCAAACTTCATCTCTTAAATGTGTCTTGGAACATATTACAGCATATAGATGTCAACACATTCAACGCTACACCTGCTTTGGAGATTCTGGATTTGTCTCACAACAAACTCCAAAACCTTTCTAAACAACACTTTTTGCTGCACGCAGGACATCTGCAGTTCCTAGACCTGTCGTCAAACATGTTTTCTGTTATGGCCCTTGGGAGGGAATTTGTGTCTCTTAAACACCTGCAGTGGCTTGGCTTAAGCGCTGAAGAAGTCAGCATATCAGACTTTGCAACCATTGCTAATCTTACCCTCAAAACGTTCTTTGTTAATGCCGGTGGGATGAAGGTGTATGAGGAGAGCAGTCTAATGGGTGTCCATGCGGAAAAGGCTATCATCGTTTTGTCAATGTGCAACAGCACAATTGCCGTTCAAATGGCATCCGATGCCTTCAAGCACTTTAGGGAGTTGGAATTCACTAACATCAACAATGAGATGATGTTCCTTCAAGAGCTGCACCACAGAGAGTCTCTCCGTACCGTCAACTTgggaatctcaaaactgaaatgTAGCTGGGAAGTTCTGACAGGTTGCGTGAACACAGTGTTGATATCTTCAATTCAAAAGCTTTTTTTGTCTGATATTACGATAATTTCAATGAGCGGTCAAGTTGAGGTGACTCCAGGTCACGTGCTAGAGTCCTTTTCTATCAAAAAAGCATCTGTAACCACTTTTATCTTCgatcaaaaaaaactttatgacTTCTTCATCAACATTCCTGCAAGGAATTTCAGCGTAACACAAACACCCATCGTTCACATCACCTGTCCAAGATCAGTCAGCGAGATAAGGGTGTTAGACTTGTCTGATTGCGCCCTAACTGAGAAAGTCTTCTTCACCGATCCGGATAGAGAATGTGATACACTGACAGGCCTGGAAAAGATTCTTTTGAAGGGTAATAACCTCAGACACCTTAGACCACTGACATCAAGAATTCATCTAATGAAATCCCTGCAGTATGTTGACTTCAGCCAGAACTCACTCACATATACAGAGGAACAAGGCAGGTGTGTCTGGCCTCCAAAAATTACCCATCTAGATTTATCATCGAATGGGTTCGACCAGAACGTGTTCAAGTGTTTGCCCATTTCCATCAGGATCCTAAACCTCCAAAATAACCAAGTAAGTGCAGTTCCTGCAAATGTTCCACTTTTGGACCATTTGAGTGTGCTGGACTTAACAGCTAACCGTTTATTGGATCTCCCACTGTGTCAAGCATACCCAAACTTGCAGAAGCTCGTAATAAGATCAAATTCCCTTCATGCACCCCTACCAGAAGCCTTCGAGACTTGTCCACATCTCAAAAGTCTGGATGCAAGTCACAATCCTTACATTTGCACTTGTCCTCTGCGTGAATTCACTGCCCTCATCGACGGCCAAGGACACAAACTTCCGGGTCTTGTTCTGGAGCACTGGCCAGGCGGCTACCAGTGCAGTTATCCGGAATCCTGGAGGAACACCACCTTGCAAAATTTCTACCTTCCTGAAATCTCCTGCAAAGCTTGGCTTCTATCAATTACTATTTTGATCCCAACCATAACTTTGGCCATTGCCGTCACCCTTCTTTGCAATAAGCTGGATGCCCCCTGGTACCTCAAGATGATTTGGAAGTGGACCCGTGCCAAGCATAACGCGATCCTATCGCAGGACAGAGCCGAGGACATGGAAGGGGTGTGCTTCCACGCTTTTCTATCGTACAGCCAAAGAAACGCTGAGTGGGTAAAAGGTCAACTACTGCCCAAGCTGGAGGGCAGCGGGCTGCGAGTGTGTCACCACGAGCGAGACTTTGTCCCAGGAAAGACGATCATTCAGAACATTCTCCGGTGCATTGAGCAGAGCCGAAGATGCGTCTTTGTGCTGTCCTCTCACTTCGTCCAGAGCGAATGGTGCCATTACGAGCTGTATTTCGCCAATCATCAAAAGGTAACGCGGGGGATAAACAGCATCATCCTGGTTCTCCTGGAACCTTTACCGTTGTATCTCATTCCCTCAAAATATTATCAGCTGAAGGCCATGATGTCCAGACGGACCTACCTAGAGTGGCCACAAGATGGGGCTAAACAATCGCTTTTTTGGGTAAACCTCAGAGCGACCCTGCAAGCTGACCTTCCCATGCCACTGGAGAGAGAACAGCAAGCTTTGATCAGCTaa